TGACCCAGCGCCTCGGCCTGGTCGGCCAGTTGGTGGCCGCCCGCGCCGCCCAGCTGGCCGGCGACTGGGCCGCGGCCCGGCAGCAGCTGGAGTCCGTGGTGGAAGCGGCCGGCGCCGATCAGGACGAGGTGCGCTGGGAGGCGCGCTGGGAACTGGCCACCGTCCTCGGGCGGCTCGACGACCCGGCCCGCCATGAGGCGGCGCTGCGCCGGCTGCTCGACGACCCCCTCACCCGCTCCGCGCCCGTGCTGCACGCCCGCGTCGCCATCGAGCTCTCCCAGCTGCTGCGCGCCGCGGGCCGCCTCGCGGACGGTGTCCGCTTCGCCGAGGAAGCGGTCCGGGTCACCGGCGAGCTGGAGCCCGGCCGCCCGGAGCGGGCGCAGGCCCAGGTGGCGCTGCTGTCCGTGTCCGTCGACAGCGGGGAGTGGAGCCGCGCCGAGCAGCTCGGAGCGGAGCTGCACACCCAGGTCGCACCCTTGCCGGCCGGCGAACTGCGGGCGAGCGCGCTGTGGGCCGTGGCCGGTGCGCAGTATCTCGGCGGGCATCCGGACCGGGCGCTGGAGCTGCTGGCCGAGGCGGAGCAGCTGCTCGCCGCGACGGACGGGGTGCGGCTGCGGCTGCGGCTGGCCCGCGCGCGGACGCTGCTGGCGCTCGCGGCGGGCGGGCAGGACGAGGCCGGCGCCCTGCTGGAGCGGGCCCGGCAGGCCGCCGCGCTCATCGACACCCCGTCCGCCAGGACGTGGCTGGCCGTCCTGGAGACGGCCGCGGCACTGCGCCGCAACGAGCCGGTGAAGGCCG
This Streptomyces decoyicus DNA region includes the following protein-coding sequences:
- a CDS encoding helix-turn-helix domain-containing protein, coding for MREVRRAQGLSQGDLAGDDLSPSYVSLVENGRRIPSAKIARSIAERLGTTVEALCATDEPGDRLTQRLGLVGQLVAARAAQLAGDWAAARQQLESVVEAAGADQDEVRWEARWELATVLGRLDDPARHEAALRRLLDDPLTRSAPVLHARVAIELSQLLRAAGRLADGVRFAEEAVRVTGELEPGRPERAQAQVALLSVSVDSGEWSRAEQLGAELHTQVAPLPAGELRASALWAVAGAQYLGGHPDRALELLAEAEQLLAATDGVRLRLRLARARTLLALAAGGQDEAGALLERARQAAALIDTPSARTWLAVLETAAALRRNEPVKAAGQAAAIDPDAAGLTPLDRARCLLHLARAHRAEGGEEAAEADFKEAAEGYEKAGAFRLALESWRELSAGGRAGEGPDPHAVLMP